In Arthrobacter citreus, a genomic segment contains:
- a CDS encoding FAD-binding protein, whose translation MTQEYADTTDTRTAADSTASNSTATDKPAADETSAGTTAGAPGAQVAPDVIDHWDRIVDVLVVGTGAAALTAAITAAGQEQDVLLVESTDVWGGTTSVSGGGLWMPNNPLMAKAGVPDSTEKALTYMETVIADVGPVSSRERKLAFLNAIPEVVTLLGSLGVQWMRSKDYPDYYPDKPGGMIGRSLEVKAFDTKELGTWFKSSRAAKSGIPVPLATDDVWELSRAWSTPSGFIRGARFVFRTLGGFARGKRLYGLGGALSSSLMHIVRQQQTPVWLSSPLVDLIQDDDGAVVGAVVVHRGRRVRIRTRKGVVLGAGGFARNAKWRKKYHGLDQEYSSAPEGDQGDVIDLVAQRGGALALMDDAWWGPSTVAPGGGVAFSLAERSMPHSLVVDSSGERYLNESESYVDFGHHMLERDKTVPANPSWLVMEARHRRRYLFSAIMVGRKKWAAEGLLLQAGTVAELAEKMGVPAAGLVATVQRFNGFARTGVDTDFGRGNTAYDNYYGDPGVKPNPNLGALEKGPFTAVRLYPGDLGTKGGLVTDAEARVLREDGSVMEGLYAAGNTTASVMGRTYPGAGATIAPAVVFGYLGALHAAGRNAGSGAGQEARRTARPMSAETA comes from the coding sequence ATGACGCAGGAGTACGCAGACACCACCGATACCAGGACAGCAGCGGACAGCACCGCAAGCAACAGCACCGCCACAGACAAACCCGCGGCGGATGAAACTTCAGCCGGCACAACAGCCGGCGCACCAGGCGCCCAAGTAGCGCCGGACGTCATCGATCACTGGGACCGCATCGTTGACGTCCTGGTGGTCGGCACCGGCGCCGCAGCCCTGACCGCTGCCATTACGGCGGCCGGGCAGGAGCAGGACGTCCTCCTGGTGGAAAGCACCGATGTCTGGGGAGGCACCACCTCCGTCTCCGGCGGCGGGCTGTGGATGCCCAACAATCCCCTCATGGCCAAGGCCGGGGTGCCGGACAGCACCGAAAAGGCCCTGACCTACATGGAAACGGTGATTGCCGACGTCGGCCCCGTATCCTCCCGCGAACGCAAGCTCGCCTTCCTGAACGCCATCCCCGAGGTCGTGACACTGCTGGGCTCACTGGGCGTACAGTGGATGCGGTCCAAGGACTACCCCGACTACTACCCGGACAAGCCCGGCGGCATGATCGGCCGGTCGCTGGAGGTCAAAGCCTTCGACACCAAGGAACTGGGCACCTGGTTCAAGTCCTCCCGCGCCGCAAAGTCGGGGATCCCCGTGCCCCTGGCAACCGATGACGTCTGGGAATTGTCCCGCGCCTGGTCCACCCCGAGCGGCTTCATCCGCGGGGCCCGCTTTGTCTTCCGCACCCTCGGCGGCTTCGCCCGGGGCAAGCGGCTGTACGGGCTGGGAGGCGCCCTCTCCTCCTCGCTGATGCACATTGTGCGCCAGCAGCAGACACCGGTGTGGCTGTCCTCCCCACTGGTGGACCTGATCCAGGACGACGACGGCGCGGTGGTGGGCGCCGTCGTCGTCCACCGCGGGCGCAGGGTGCGGATCCGGACCCGCAAAGGCGTGGTGCTGGGGGCCGGCGGGTTTGCCCGGAATGCGAAGTGGCGCAAGAAGTATCACGGGCTGGACCAGGAATACTCCTCGGCCCCGGAAGGAGACCAGGGGGACGTCATTGATCTGGTGGCTCAGCGCGGGGGAGCCCTGGCTCTGATGGACGACGCGTGGTGGGGGCCGTCCACGGTGGCGCCCGGCGGCGGCGTGGCCTTCTCGCTGGCCGAACGCTCCATGCCCCACTCGCTGGTGGTCGATTCCTCCGGCGAGCGGTATCTGAACGAGTCCGAGTCCTACGTGGACTTTGGGCACCACATGCTCGAGCGCGACAAAACGGTACCGGCCAACCCGTCCTGGCTGGTCATGGAGGCACGGCACCGTCGCCGCTACCTGTTCTCGGCCATCATGGTGGGGCGAAAGAAATGGGCTGCCGAAGGACTGCTGCTGCAGGCCGGCACCGTGGCCGAACTGGCCGAAAAGATGGGTGTTCCCGCGGCCGGCCTGGTCGCCACTGTGCAGCGGTTCAACGGCTTTGCCCGCACCGGCGTGGACACGGACTTCGGCCGCGGCAACACCGCCTATGACAACTACTACGGCGATCCGGGCGTGAAACCGAACCCCAACCTCGGCGCCCTCGAGAAGGGGCCGTTTACTGCGGTGCGGCTGTATCCCGGGGACCTGGGCACCAAGGGCGGGCTGGTGACGGACGCGGAGGCCCGGGTGCTGCGCGAGGACGGATCGGTGATGGAGGGCCTGTACGCCGCCGGCAACACCACGGCTTCGGTGATGGGCCGGACCTACCCCGGTGCCGGCGCCACCATTGCTCCGGCCGTGGTGTTTGGGTATCTGGGGGCCCTTCACGCCGCGGGACGGAACGCCGGTTCGGGGGCCGGGCAGGAGGCCCGGCGGACGGCCCGGCCGATGAGCGCGGAAACAGCCTAG
- a CDS encoding DUF7059 domain-containing protein, which yields MTDFAGVPDAPQSSDLPLLEALASDLSDARYTVDGVADFLGESAAAALGRDQLVPALLRCRGEAQQENPATVSVMILLWLVGEDLGRDLLDAAFPRTRTEGLLALGLLEPAAAAPAGETGQGAAAASFRASVDLRPYGIAEPETADAETAEPEAVEPETGNLWVASDLGAHQRPGVLRHDHVLGIGQASLSLAQLTVRRNVDRALDLGTGCGIQAFHLLRHARHVTATDISERALAFTRFNLLLNAPALDLDPQQLQDRVSLRRGSLLEPVAGEKFDLVVSNPPFVITPRNAGEDPEGRFTYRDGGMAGDEIVATLVRSLHRVLVPGGTAQMLGNWEIQGSDVADTVELDVKGAETETEGGGSPRWSSRIESWLPPETDAWVIQREVLEPAEYAEMWLRDAAENRDRAEYLSSYAAYLADFASRAVTAVGFGSLFLRRRATPDAAPLRRFEEITHALEQPVGPHLGAAVGRFDWLAAHPSLQNEFLEVADDVTEERHARPGAEHPGVILLRQGAGLRRTNLMSTELTGFVSASDGELSVGQIIGALAALLGRTDPEFSSSLEAEVRNLVLDGFLIPASR from the coding sequence GTGACTGATTTCGCCGGTGTTCCCGATGCACCCCAGAGTTCCGACCTTCCGCTGCTCGAGGCCCTCGCCTCGGATCTTTCCGACGCCCGCTACACGGTGGACGGCGTAGCCGACTTCCTGGGGGAGTCCGCCGCAGCCGCACTGGGCCGCGACCAGCTGGTCCCGGCGCTCCTGCGCTGCCGCGGCGAGGCGCAGCAGGAGAACCCGGCCACGGTCAGCGTCATGATCCTGCTGTGGCTCGTGGGCGAGGATCTGGGCCGCGATCTGCTGGACGCAGCCTTTCCCCGGACCCGGACCGAGGGACTGCTGGCGCTCGGACTGCTGGAACCGGCAGCAGCGGCACCGGCAGGGGAAACCGGACAGGGTGCGGCGGCAGCGAGCTTCCGTGCGTCGGTTGACCTGCGGCCCTACGGGATTGCCGAACCTGAAACGGCAGACGCTGAAACGGCAGAACCTGAAGCCGTCGAACCTGAAACCGGCAACCTCTGGGTGGCCAGCGACCTCGGCGCCCATCAGCGTCCGGGCGTGCTGCGCCACGACCATGTGCTGGGGATTGGGCAGGCATCGCTGAGCCTGGCCCAGCTGACCGTCCGCCGGAACGTGGACCGCGCCCTGGATCTGGGGACCGGCTGCGGAATCCAGGCGTTCCACCTGCTTCGGCATGCCCGGCACGTCACGGCCACGGACATTTCCGAGCGTGCGCTCGCCTTCACCCGCTTCAACCTGCTGCTTAATGCTCCGGCGCTGGATCTGGATCCGCAGCAGCTGCAGGACCGGGTGTCGCTGCGCAGAGGCAGCCTGCTGGAGCCTGTGGCCGGAGAAAAGTTCGATCTGGTGGTGTCCAACCCGCCGTTTGTCATTACTCCGCGCAACGCGGGAGAGGATCCCGAAGGCCGCTTTACCTACCGCGACGGCGGGATGGCCGGGGATGAGATTGTTGCCACCCTCGTGCGGTCCCTGCACCGGGTGCTGGTTCCGGGCGGAACGGCTCAGATGCTCGGTAACTGGGAGATCCAGGGTAGTGATGTTGCCGACACTGTGGAGTTGGACGTCAAGGGCGCAGAGACCGAAACCGAGGGTGGGGGATCACCGCGGTGGTCTTCGCGCATCGAGTCATGGCTGCCGCCGGAAACCGATGCCTGGGTCATCCAGCGTGAAGTTCTGGAACCTGCCGAGTACGCGGAAATGTGGCTGCGGGATGCCGCCGAAAACCGGGACCGGGCCGAGTATCTGTCCTCCTATGCCGCATACCTGGCCGATTTCGCCTCCCGCGCGGTGACTGCCGTCGGCTTCGGCTCCCTGTTCCTGCGGCGCCGGGCCACCCCTGACGCCGCACCGCTGCGCCGCTTCGAGGAGATCACGCACGCGCTGGAACAGCCCGTGGGACCGCACCTGGGCGCCGCCGTCGGGCGCTTTGACTGGCTGGCGGCGCATCCCTCGCTCCAGAACGAATTCCTGGAGGTGGCCGACGACGTCACTGAGGAACGCCACGCGCGGCCGGGAGCGGAGCATCCGGGCGTGATCCTGCTGCGCCAGGGGGCCGGCCTTCGCCGCACCAACCTGATGAGCACGGAGCTGACCGGCTTTGTTTCCGCCAGCGACGGCGAACTGTCAGTGGGGCAGATCATCGGCGCCCTGGCGGCCCTGCTGGGGCGCACAGATCCGGAGTTTTCCAGCTCACTGGAAGCCGAGGTCCGGAACCTGGTGCTGGACGGATTCCTGATCCCCGCGTCCCGCTAA
- the topA gene encoding type I DNA topoisomerase, with protein sequence MPVKASDKKTGKKLVIVESPAKGKTIAGYLGEGFEVTASMGHIRDLPQPSDLPAELKKTAVGKFAVDLDNDFEPYYVVSSDKKKKVAELKAALKDADELYLATDGDREGEAIAWHLLQVLKPKVPVHRLTFPEITKEAIQRALLEMRDVDVAMVDAQETRRILDRLYGYEISPVLWRKVARGLSAGRVQSVATRLVVERERERMAFRPASYWDLLGTFATGAAETFKAKLVSVDGARVATGKDFSDLGQLKAKSVAHLDEAAATSLAANLESASFSVRSVDTKPYTRRPAAPFTTSTLQQEAGRKLRYSSKVTMQVAQRLYENGYITYMRTDSPALSDQAINAARRQASELYGPEYVPEARRVYKGKSKNAQEAHEAIRPAGDSFRTPAQVASSLRGDEFKLYELIWKRTVASQMADAKGSTASVRLGAVASDGRDAEFSASGTVITFRGFMAAYEEGRDAARDDDAEGTEGARLPVLKADDALTAAELNAVGHETSPPPRYTEASLVKVLEELGIGRPSTYAATISTIMDRGYVTNRGQALVPSWIAFSVVRLLEEHFTNYVDYDFTAELEEDLDRIARGEAGRVEWLNQFYYGDRVDTGLHTIVNDLGEIDAKAINSIEIAPGITLRVGKFGPYLERPLPADAPEGTEPERANVPEDLAPDELTAEKAIELMETAGPEERVLGEDPETGRTIVARNGRYGPYVIELIPEVTAEELANQPVEYYKNGKPKPPKKPVKAKPRTGSLFKSMSVETVTLEEALKLMKLPRVLGTDAEGNEITVQNGRFGPYLKKGTDSRSIGSEEEIFTITLEQALEIYSQPKQRGGRQAAAPLAEFGTDPVSEKPIVVKDGRFGPYITDGITNITVPRSTAIEELTREQAIELLAEKREKGPAKKPAARKPAARKRTPAKK encoded by the coding sequence GTGCCAGTTAAGGCGAGCGACAAGAAGACCGGCAAGAAGTTAGTCATTGTCGAGTCTCCCGCCAAGGGCAAGACCATTGCCGGCTATTTGGGCGAGGGCTTCGAGGTGACGGCCTCCATGGGTCATATCCGCGATCTTCCGCAGCCGTCGGATCTGCCGGCCGAGCTGAAGAAGACTGCCGTCGGCAAGTTCGCCGTGGATCTCGACAACGACTTCGAGCCGTACTACGTGGTCTCCTCGGACAAGAAGAAGAAGGTTGCCGAACTCAAGGCCGCCCTCAAGGACGCCGACGAACTCTACCTCGCAACTGACGGTGACCGTGAAGGTGAAGCCATTGCCTGGCACCTGCTCCAGGTGCTCAAGCCCAAGGTCCCGGTCCACCGCCTGACCTTCCCCGAAATCACCAAGGAAGCCATCCAGCGCGCCCTGCTGGAAATGCGCGACGTCGACGTCGCCATGGTGGATGCGCAGGAAACCCGCCGCATCCTGGACCGCCTCTACGGCTACGAGATCTCCCCGGTGCTGTGGCGCAAGGTTGCCCGCGGCCTGTCCGCCGGCCGCGTCCAGTCCGTCGCCACCCGCCTGGTGGTGGAGCGCGAGCGTGAACGCATGGCGTTCCGCCCCGCCTCCTACTGGGACCTGCTGGGTACCTTCGCCACCGGTGCTGCCGAAACCTTCAAGGCCAAGCTGGTCTCCGTGGACGGCGCCCGCGTCGCCACCGGCAAGGACTTCAGCGACCTGGGCCAGCTCAAGGCCAAGTCCGTGGCCCACCTGGATGAAGCGGCAGCCACCTCGCTGGCCGCGAACCTGGAATCGGCGTCGTTCTCCGTCCGCTCCGTGGACACCAAGCCGTACACCCGCCGTCCCGCCGCGCCGTTCACCACGTCCACCCTTCAGCAGGAGGCCGGCCGCAAGCTGCGCTACTCCTCGAAGGTGACCATGCAGGTGGCGCAGCGGCTGTATGAAAACGGCTACATCACCTATATGCGTACGGATTCCCCGGCGCTGTCGGACCAGGCCATCAACGCCGCCCGCCGGCAGGCCTCGGAACTGTACGGACCGGAATATGTGCCCGAGGCGCGCCGCGTCTACAAGGGCAAGTCCAAAAACGCGCAGGAAGCCCACGAGGCCATCCGCCCCGCCGGTGACTCCTTCCGCACCCCGGCACAGGTTGCTTCCTCCCTGCGCGGCGACGAATTCAAGCTCTACGAACTGATCTGGAAGCGCACCGTCGCTTCTCAGATGGCCGATGCAAAGGGCTCGACGGCGTCAGTCCGCCTGGGCGCGGTGGCCTCCGACGGCCGCGACGCCGAGTTCTCGGCCTCGGGTACGGTCATCACGTTCCGCGGCTTCATGGCCGCCTACGAAGAGGGCCGCGACGCGGCACGCGACGACGACGCCGAAGGCACCGAGGGCGCCCGCCTGCCCGTGCTGAAGGCCGACGATGCGCTGACCGCCGCCGAGCTGAACGCCGTCGGACACGAGACCTCCCCGCCGCCGCGCTACACCGAAGCCTCGCTGGTGAAGGTCTTGGAAGAGCTCGGCATCGGCCGTCCGTCCACCTATGCCGCCACCATCTCCACCATCATGGACCGCGGCTACGTCACCAACCGCGGCCAGGCCCTGGTGCCGAGCTGGATCGCGTTCTCCGTGGTGCGGCTGCTCGAAGAGCACTTCACCAACTACGTGGACTATGACTTCACGGCTGAACTCGAAGAGGACCTGGACCGCATTGCCCGCGGCGAAGCCGGCCGCGTGGAATGGCTGAACCAGTTCTATTACGGCGACCGCGTGGACACCGGGCTGCACACGATCGTGAACGACCTCGGCGAAATTGATGCCAAGGCGATCAACTCGATCGAGATCGCCCCGGGCATTACCCTGCGCGTGGGCAAGTTCGGGCCGTACCTGGAGCGCCCGCTGCCCGCTGACGCACCCGAAGGCACCGAGCCCGAGCGCGCCAACGTCCCCGAGGACCTGGCCCCCGATGAGCTGACCGCCGAAAAGGCGATCGAGCTGATGGAAACGGCCGGACCGGAAGAACGCGTGCTCGGCGAGGACCCGGAAACCGGACGCACCATCGTGGCCCGCAACGGCCGCTACGGTCCGTACGTAATCGAGCTGATCCCCGAGGTCACCGCCGAGGAACTGGCCAACCAGCCGGTGGAGTACTACAAGAACGGCAAGCCCAAGCCGCCGAAAAAGCCGGTCAAGGCCAAGCCGCGCACCGGATCGCTGTTCAAGTCGATGAGCGTGGAGACTGTCACGCTCGAGGAAGCGCTGAAGCTGATGAAGCTCCCGCGCGTCCTGGGCACCGACGCCGAGGGCAACGAGATCACCGTGCAGAACGGCCGCTTCGGCCCGTACCTGAAAAAGGGAACGGACTCGCGGTCCATCGGTTCGGAAGAGGAAATCTTTACCATCACGCTGGAACAGGCGCTGGAAATCTACTCCCAGCCCAAGCAGCGCGGCGGCCGGCAGGCAGCGGCTCCGCTGGCCGAGTTCGGCACCGACCCGGTCTCCGAGAAGCCCATTGTGGTCAAGGACGGCCGGTTCGGTCCGTACATCACCGACGGCATCACCAACATCACGGTGCCCCGGTCCACGGCCATCGAGGAGCTCACCCGCGAGCAGGCCATTGAGCTGCTGGCGGAGAAGCGCGAGAAGGGTCCGGCCAAGAAGCCTGCGGCCCGCAAGCCTGCGGCGCGCAAGCGCACACCGGCGAAGAAGTAG
- a CDS encoding Ppx/GppA family phosphatase — MRLGVLDIGSNTVHLLLVDAHPGARPVPFASHKRPLSLIAYMDDDGAITEAGQRELINFVAEAGEFARRHRAQDLLAFCTSAIREAANGETVLARVENETTVRLKELSGTDEASLTFLAVRRWYGWGAGTLLDLDIGGGSFEMAQGPDELPETALSLPLGAGRLTRDWLTGDPPTAKSIKKLRKYIRGCVQEAAGEFAEYGRPDLAVGTSKTFRSLARIAGAAPSAAGPYVRRQLLRTDLGLWTKRLETMSIDDRGNLGGVSPIRAAQVLAGAMTAHAAMEAFDLPVLEICPWALREGLLLQRFDTLRFESDGPLPESPRPAAPVPDVPPSAPAPAVPTSAPAPASAPEPARATVPSTFYGKSS; from the coding sequence ATGCGTTTAGGCGTCCTCGACATCGGATCCAACACCGTCCACCTCCTGCTGGTGGACGCCCATCCGGGTGCCCGGCCGGTGCCGTTTGCGTCCCACAAGCGGCCGCTGTCACTGATCGCGTACATGGACGACGACGGCGCCATCACCGAGGCGGGCCAGCGCGAGCTGATCAATTTTGTTGCCGAGGCCGGGGAATTTGCCCGCCGGCACCGAGCCCAGGACCTGCTGGCCTTCTGCACCTCGGCCATCCGGGAAGCCGCCAACGGCGAGACCGTGCTGGCCCGGGTGGAGAATGAAACCACTGTCCGGCTGAAGGAACTCAGCGGAACCGATGAGGCGTCACTGACCTTCCTCGCGGTGCGCCGCTGGTACGGCTGGGGCGCCGGAACCCTGCTGGACCTGGACATCGGCGGGGGATCCTTTGAAATGGCGCAGGGCCCCGACGAACTGCCGGAAACCGCACTGTCCCTGCCCCTGGGAGCCGGACGGCTCACCCGCGACTGGCTCACCGGAGACCCGCCCACGGCCAAGAGCATCAAGAAACTGCGCAAGTACATCCGCGGCTGCGTCCAGGAAGCCGCCGGCGAATTTGCGGAGTACGGACGGCCGGACCTCGCCGTTGGCACGTCCAAGACCTTCCGGTCACTGGCCCGCATCGCCGGCGCCGCGCCCTCGGCTGCGGGCCCGTACGTCCGCCGGCAGCTGCTGCGCACCGACCTCGGACTGTGGACCAAGCGGCTGGAAACCATGTCCATCGATGACCGCGGCAACCTCGGCGGGGTTTCGCCGATCCGTGCGGCGCAGGTGCTCGCCGGAGCAATGACGGCGCATGCGGCCATGGAAGCCTTCGATCTTCCGGTGCTCGAGATCTGTCCCTGGGCGCTGCGCGAGGGTTTGCTGCTGCAGCGTTTCGATACCCTGCGCTTCGAATCCGACGGTCCGCTTCCGGAGAGCCCGCGTCCGGCCGCCCCGGTTCCGGACGTCCCGCCGTCGGCCCCTGCGCCGGCCGTTCCGACGTCGGCTCCTGCGCCGGCAAGCGCGCCTGAACCTGCACGGGCAACCGTTCCCAGCACCTTCTACGGAAAGTCCAGCTGA
- a CDS encoding sugar phosphate isomerase/epimerase family protein translates to MTISSKISKAEDNSTPFIPVALSSASVYPLSVHDTFAVAHDLGYDGVEVMVTGSNDSQNPQTLNALSERYGQPIMAIHAPTLLLTQQVWGKAWTKIELSAAMAAEVGATTVVAHPPFRWQSGYAENFAEGVRHISEQYGVTIAVENMYPWRVRGREAKAYLPHWNPVTEPYDHVTWDFSHAAIAGMDSYEELRKLGSRLHHVHLTDGTPNGRDEHMLPGEGTQRCAEALQYLAETGYAGVVAIEVSTRKVKGAGEREDQLKQTLDFARMNLGQISE, encoded by the coding sequence ATGACGATTTCATCCAAGATCTCCAAGGCCGAGGACAACAGCACGCCGTTTATTCCGGTGGCCCTGTCCAGCGCCTCCGTCTATCCGCTAAGCGTGCACGACACCTTCGCCGTCGCCCACGACCTGGGTTATGACGGCGTCGAGGTCATGGTCACGGGCAGCAACGACAGCCAGAACCCGCAGACCCTGAACGCGCTGAGCGAGCGTTACGGCCAGCCGATCATGGCCATCCACGCGCCCACCCTCCTGCTGACCCAGCAGGTGTGGGGCAAGGCATGGACCAAGATTGAGCTGTCCGCCGCCATGGCCGCCGAGGTGGGCGCCACCACGGTGGTGGCCCATCCACCGTTCCGCTGGCAGTCCGGCTACGCCGAGAACTTTGCCGAGGGAGTGCGCCACATTTCCGAACAGTACGGCGTGACCATCGCCGTCGAAAACATGTACCCCTGGCGGGTCCGCGGGCGCGAAGCCAAAGCCTACCTTCCACACTGGAATCCGGTGACGGAGCCGTACGATCACGTCACTTGGGACTTCTCCCACGCCGCCATTGCCGGGATGGATTCCTACGAGGAACTGCGCAAGCTCGGCAGCCGCCTGCACCACGTCCACCTGACCGACGGCACACCCAACGGCCGCGACGAGCACATGCTGCCCGGCGAGGGGACCCAGCGCTGCGCCGAAGCCCTGCAGTACCTGGCCGAGACCGGGTATGCGGGCGTGGTGGCCATCGAAGTCAGTACCCGCAAGGTCAAGGGAGCCGGCGAGCGGGAGGACCAGCTGAAACAGACGCTGGACTTCGCCCGCATGAACCTGGGCCAAATCTCGGAGTAG
- the proC gene encoding pyrroline-5-carboxylate reductase, with translation MDTGTLNLTFLGCGSMNEAILGGILAGGMPVSQVSATVRRPERAEELRGRYDGLTVLAGNEDPEANRTAAAGADVVVLGVKPVGVAALLSEIAPVLHPGTVVISVAAAVSLEMLEAGLPEGQPVIRSMPNTPSRLGRGVISISSGTNATEATMSLAAELFSATGRVVQVPEEQVDAVSAVSGSGPAYAFYLAEAMARAGEELGLDPELSAVLARDTVAGAGYMLAEPGADAAVLRRAVTSPNGTTEAAIRSFDEQGLPDIVARGARAAAERAAEITAELTAAQK, from the coding sequence ATGGATACCGGAACTCTGAATCTGACCTTTTTGGGCTGCGGCTCAATGAACGAAGCCATTCTCGGCGGCATCCTTGCCGGCGGAATGCCCGTGTCCCAGGTGAGCGCCACCGTGCGGCGCCCTGAGCGGGCCGAAGAGCTGCGCGGGCGCTATGACGGGCTTACGGTGCTGGCCGGCAACGAGGACCCGGAGGCCAACCGCACTGCTGCGGCCGGTGCCGACGTCGTCGTTCTCGGCGTCAAGCCCGTCGGCGTCGCGGCGCTGCTTTCGGAGATTGCCCCCGTCCTGCATCCGGGAACCGTGGTCATCAGCGTAGCCGCCGCCGTTTCGCTCGAGATGCTGGAAGCCGGGCTTCCCGAAGGCCAGCCCGTCATCCGCTCCATGCCCAATACCCCGTCCCGCCTGGGCCGCGGCGTGATTTCGATTTCCTCCGGGACCAACGCCACCGAGGCAACCATGTCGCTGGCCGCCGAGCTGTTCTCCGCCACCGGACGGGTGGTGCAGGTTCCGGAGGAGCAGGTCGACGCCGTGTCGGCTGTGAGCGGCTCCGGCCCGGCCTACGCTTTCTACCTGGCCGAAGCCATGGCCCGCGCTGGCGAGGAACTTGGCCTGGATCCGGAGCTGTCGGCGGTGCTGGCCCGGGACACGGTCGCCGGGGCCGGCTACATGCTGGCCGAGCCCGGCGCTGATGCCGCAGTGCTGCGGCGTGCCGTGACCAGCCCCAACGGCACCACCGAGGCCGCCATTCGCAGCTTCGACGAGCAGGGGCTGCCGGACATCGTTGCCCGTGGCGCCCGTGCCGCGGCTGAACGCGCTGCCGAGATCACTGCGGAGCTTACTGCGGCGCAGAAGTAG
- a CDS encoding TrkA family potassium uptake protein has protein sequence MADRPAHNAPVLVIGLGRFGSATAEQLVKQGREVLAIERDPNLVQKASGILTHVVQADATNIDALKQLGAQDFSSAVVGVGTSIESSVLITVNLVDLGIEHLWVKAITSAHGKILTRIGANHVIYPEADAGRRAAHLVGGRMLDFIEFDDDFAIVKMYPPRETQGFTLGESNVRSKYGVTVVGVKSPGEDFTYARADTKVSSRDMLIVSGHVDLLERFAARP, from the coding sequence TTGGCTGACAGACCAGCTCATAATGCTCCCGTCCTGGTGATCGGGCTGGGACGCTTTGGCTCCGCCACCGCCGAACAGCTGGTCAAGCAGGGCCGCGAGGTCCTGGCCATCGAGCGGGATCCGAACCTTGTCCAAAAGGCCTCGGGCATCCTGACCCACGTGGTGCAGGCCGACGCCACCAACATTGACGCCCTGAAGCAGCTGGGCGCGCAGGACTTCTCCTCCGCCGTCGTCGGTGTGGGAACCTCCATCGAATCCAGCGTGCTGATCACCGTGAACCTGGTGGATCTGGGAATTGAACACCTGTGGGTCAAGGCGATCACGTCCGCCCACGGCAAGATCCTGACCCGCATCGGCGCCAACCACGTGATTTACCCGGAGGCCGACGCCGGCCGGCGCGCGGCGCACCTGGTGGGCGGTCGGATGCTGGACTTCATTGAGTTCGACGACGACTTCGCCATCGTGAAAATGTACCCGCCGCGCGAGACCCAGGGCTTCACGCTGGGCGAATCCAACGTGCGGTCCAAGTACGGCGTAACCGTGGTGGGAGTGAAGTCCCCGGGCGAGGACTTCACCTATGCGCGGGCGGACACCAAGGTCTCGTCCAGGGACATGCTGATCGTTTCCGGGCACGTGGACCTGCTCGAGCGGTTCGCCGCCAGGCCGTAG